One region of Fibrobacter sp. UWH6 genomic DNA includes:
- a CDS encoding hybrid sensor histidine kinase/response regulator: MKFRSVLTSRKGSLFEELRRLSRMSLIEYVLTLIAMISVLLVVVVYIFNSFYKVVKDQTLNDGLTNVGIVAERLDNTIERAIDAVNVSSYSLESLVEPSYGNLEKFLVTQNKIYCESVSNSFSSIYVRYDSIFVSGDGWIPPEGFDFNSRQWYSEARKHPGEVAIITPYVDEDTRKQVISISRTFADGHGVVSVDIHMDVFSKLLENVNQAGLKNSFIVSKDGFVMVSADSSITGKNFLEMDFWQTENANLVKLLLQNDRVESQKDTVLTNRVLKTRLHGSNNVVFYRVVYDSFFVVMVADENELYDSVQRILMLSIILSLFVILVIGAFVTTSFINGAVASRAARDQLKMKKELQKNFDIISTLAGTFDSVCYVDVSTKLVFPYSMGDTFAEKLGSAGFVDLSYDQALVLLLRSIVHPDDMELVSRESSFQNAIENLRGKKSFGFQCRALEHGVYRFHKISFIKSDASEEVSSFVVAIADVDDEIRRLQSYQLELENAKTRAEEANVAKSSFLANMSHEIRTPINAIMGMNEMILRESSESQIHSYSEDIKGASQMLLSIINDILDFSKIEAGKMEIVEVRYDLGSVLNDVSTMIGVKAEQKGLELNVYVDETIPSLLFGDSVRIQQVMLNILNNAVKYTEAGHVDFRINMENRRVDPEYGNMADLVIQVEDTGIGIREQDQSRLFKSFQRLDLVQNRTIEGSGLGLAITSKLVEFMHGSISVNSVYGKGSTFTVVIPQMIIGSSPIGNLQKRYLDSKNQDSVSQDCMTAPDAKVLVVDDNNMNLRVAQHLMKHTQIQVSTCNSGMECLELMKKEHFDVIFLDHMMPGMDGMETLKLSKKLFGNKCAGVPIIALTANAIVGAKEMYLEAGFDGYIGKPIRIEDLEKALLKFLPKDLIRYSKKSSPVIENVSEVVSEPEEQLIDESVGMNYCSGNREFYMEALEMYEEAFAENELRLKRNFENKDWQDYSIVAHSIKSNSMMIGALKFSELAKSQEFAGRDCQEAQILSQFETFLADYRKVCEACRKIRQA; the protein is encoded by the coding sequence GTGAAGTTTCGTAGCGTATTGACATCTAGGAAAGGATCGCTTTTCGAGGAATTGCGACGTTTGTCTCGCATGAGCCTCATTGAATATGTCTTGACCTTGATTGCCATGATTTCAGTTTTGCTGGTCGTGGTTGTCTACATATTCAATTCCTTCTATAAGGTGGTGAAAGACCAGACTTTGAACGATGGGCTGACCAATGTGGGTATTGTGGCTGAACGTTTGGACAATACCATCGAAAGGGCAATTGATGCCGTCAATGTTAGCAGTTATTCCCTGGAATCCCTGGTTGAACCGTCTTATGGGAACCTGGAAAAATTCCTGGTGACCCAGAACAAGATTTATTGCGAAAGCGTAAGTAACAGCTTTAGTTCCATCTATGTGCGCTACGACAGCATTTTTGTCAGCGGTGATGGATGGATTCCGCCGGAAGGTTTTGACTTTAACTCCCGTCAGTGGTATAGCGAGGCTCGCAAGCATCCTGGCGAGGTGGCTATCATTACCCCCTATGTGGACGAAGATACCAGGAAGCAGGTGATTTCCATAAGCCGGACTTTTGCAGATGGTCATGGTGTGGTTTCTGTCGATATTCACATGGATGTTTTCTCCAAACTTCTTGAAAACGTTAATCAGGCCGGCTTGAAGAATAGCTTCATCGTTTCTAAGGATGGCTTTGTAATGGTCAGTGCCGATTCTTCTATTACAGGGAAGAATTTCCTGGAGATGGATTTCTGGCAGACCGAGAATGCAAATCTGGTTAAACTGTTGTTGCAGAATGATCGTGTCGAATCCCAGAAGGATACAGTCCTTACCAATAGGGTGCTGAAGACTCGTCTTCATGGGTCGAACAACGTCGTGTTCTATCGCGTTGTATACGATTCCTTCTTTGTTGTCATGGTGGCCGATGAAAATGAACTTTATGATTCCGTGCAGCGAATCCTGATGCTTAGCATTATCCTTTCGTTGTTCGTGATTCTTGTGATTGGTGCGTTTGTGACGACCAGCTTTATCAATGGTGCTGTCGCTAGTCGAGCCGCACGTGACCAGCTGAAGATGAAGAAGGAACTCCAGAAGAACTTTGATATTATTAGCACCTTGGCTGGTACTTTTGATTCTGTTTGCTATGTGGACGTCTCTACCAAGTTGGTGTTCCCTTATTCTATGGGGGATACCTTCGCCGAAAAATTAGGGTCTGCCGGTTTTGTTGACTTGTCCTATGATCAGGCTTTGGTGCTCTTGCTTAGGTCTATTGTCCATCCGGATGATATGGAACTTGTTAGTAGGGAGTCTAGTTTCCAGAATGCGATTGAAAACCTGAGAGGAAAGAAATCCTTTGGTTTCCAGTGTCGAGCTCTTGAACATGGTGTATACCGTTTCCACAAGATTTCCTTTATCAAGTCTGACGCATCCGAAGAGGTGTCCTCCTTTGTCGTGGCCATTGCCGACGTAGATGATGAAATCCGTCGTCTTCAGAGTTACCAGCTTGAGCTTGAAAATGCAAAGACCCGTGCAGAAGAAGCCAATGTGGCCAAGAGTAGTTTCCTGGCAAACATGAGCCATGAAATCCGTACGCCGATCAATGCAATCATGGGCATGAACGAGATGATTCTTCGTGAATCCAGTGAATCTCAAATTCATTCCTATTCTGAAGACATTAAGGGCGCAAGCCAGATGTTGCTTTCCATCATTAACGACATTCTTGACTTCTCCAAGATTGAAGCGGGTAAGATGGAAATTGTGGAGGTCCGTTACGATCTGGGATCTGTCTTAAATGATGTGTCTACTATGATCGGGGTAAAGGCCGAACAGAAGGGCCTTGAACTGAATGTCTATGTAGACGAAACGATTCCCAGTTTGCTGTTTGGCGATTCCGTTCGTATACAGCAGGTGATGCTGAATATCCTTAACAATGCCGTGAAGTACACTGAAGCGGGACATGTGGATTTCCGGATCAATATGGAAAATCGTAGGGTTGATCCTGAGTATGGAAACATGGCTGACCTTGTTATCCAGGTGGAAGATACGGGTATTGGTATCCGCGAACAGGATCAGTCCCGCCTGTTCAAGAGTTTCCAGCGTCTGGACTTGGTGCAAAATAGAACGATTGAGGGTTCTGGACTGGGCTTGGCCATTACGTCAAAACTGGTGGAATTCATGCATGGTTCTATCAGTGTGAATAGTGTATACGGCAAGGGTTCTACGTTTACCGTTGTAATCCCCCAGATGATTATCGGTAGCTCTCCCATTGGAAATTTGCAGAAACGTTATCTGGATTCCAAGAATCAGGATTCTGTTTCTCAGGATTGTATGACTGCGCCTGATGCCAAGGTACTTGTTGTGGATGATAACAACATGAACCTGCGTGTGGCTCAGCACTTGATGAAGCATACGCAAATTCAGGTGTCTACATGCAACAGCGGTATGGAATGCCTGGAACTTATGAAAAAGGAACATTTCGATGTCATCTTCCTGGATCATATGATGCCTGGTATGGATGGTATGGAAACCTTGAAACTTTCGAAGAAGTTGTTCGGAAATAAGTGCGCAGGTGTTCCCATTATTGCATTGACGGCTAATGCTATCGTTGGTGCCAAGGAAATGTACCTGGAGGCGGGTTTTGATGGCTATATAGGCAAGCCAATCAGAATCGAGGACCTGGAAAAGGCTCTCTTGAAATTCCTGCCTAAGGATTTGATTCGCTATTCGAAAAAATCATCTCCCGTAATAGAAAATGTTTCGGAAGTTGTTTCGGAACCGGAAGAACAGCTGATTGATGAAAGTGTCGGTATGAATTACTGTTCCGGCAACCGCGAATTTTATATGGAAGCGCTGGAAATGTATGAAGAAGCGTTTGCAGAAAATGAATTGCGTTTGAAGCGGAATTTTGAAAATAAGGATTGGCAGGATTATAGCATTGTCGCACACTCCATCAAGAGTAATTCCATGATGATCGGAGCCCTGAAATTTTCTGAGTTGGCCAAGAGTCAGGAATTTGCAGGAAGAGACTGTCAGGAAGCGCAGATTCTTTCGCAGTTTGAAACATTCCTTGCTGATTACAGGAAAGTATGCGAAGCCTGTAGAAAGATTAGGCAGGCTTAG
- a CDS encoding MBOAT family protein, giving the protein MVFSSQIFLFYFLPTFLVGYFVLFKLGARHSYLNFFITVFSYIFYGWLEPWLVFLMLGSTLVVYYSGKLISAEGASRFQRNFGLGLAMVVNMGALAFFKYYMFGMGAINTVIEKFGGEPFHVMTVLLPVGISFYTFQSMSYAIDIWRGTAPPVKNLATFACYVALFPQLVAGPIVRYNTVAEELDSRTHTLENFVRGIMFFCFGFGEKIFLANNVGIIADRVFAADAPGVLNSWWGALAYMFQIYFDFSAYSNMAIGLGLMLGFHFPRNFNGPYRAKSITEFWKYWHISLTSWFRDYLYIALGGNRVSKGRLYLNLFLVMFASGVWHGANWTFVCWGLYHAFFMIIERAHNKEALYSRAPKLVQVILTQVIVLFGWVLFRADNIGEAFRMWKSLLGLNAVSGADPILAAEIFTPSCVFFMGVAGLLSFWRFRSYDWCSEISTKRVILALVVFVVAVLALFTQSYNPFLYFQF; this is encoded by the coding sequence ATGGTCTTTTCTTCCCAGATATTCTTGTTCTATTTCCTGCCGACGTTCCTGGTCGGCTATTTTGTGTTGTTCAAGTTGGGTGCGAGACATTCCTACCTGAACTTTTTCATAACTGTCTTCAGTTACATCTTTTATGGTTGGCTGGAACCTTGGCTAGTGTTCTTGATGCTTGGTTCCACGCTGGTGGTGTACTATTCCGGAAAATTGATTTCTGCGGAAGGGGCTTCCCGTTTCCAGCGGAATTTTGGGCTTGGCCTTGCCATGGTGGTAAATATGGGGGCGCTGGCCTTCTTTAAATACTACATGTTCGGCATGGGAGCCATTAATACCGTTATAGAAAAGTTCGGGGGCGAACCTTTCCATGTGATGACAGTCCTGCTTCCGGTGGGTATTTCTTTCTATACATTCCAGTCCATGAGCTACGCCATTGATATCTGGCGCGGTACTGCACCTCCTGTCAAGAACCTGGCGACCTTTGCCTGCTATGTGGCTCTGTTCCCCCAGCTGGTGGCTGGTCCTATTGTCCGCTATAATACGGTGGCCGAGGAACTGGATTCACGTACTCATACCTTGGAAAACTTTGTTCGTGGTATAATGTTCTTCTGCTTCGGTTTTGGCGAGAAAATTTTCCTGGCCAATAACGTAGGCATTATTGCAGACAGAGTATTTGCCGCCGATGCTCCGGGCGTGCTGAATAGCTGGTGGGGCGCTCTGGCCTACATGTTCCAGATTTACTTTGACTTTTCTGCCTATTCCAACATGGCCATCGGTCTTGGCTTGATGCTGGGTTTCCACTTTCCTAGGAACTTTAATGGCCCGTACAGAGCCAAGAGCATTACGGAATTCTGGAAATACTGGCATATTTCCCTAACCAGCTGGTTCCGTGACTACCTGTATATTGCCCTGGGTGGTAACCGCGTAAGCAAGGGCCGCTTGTATCTGAACCTGTTCCTGGTGATGTTCGCTAGTGGCGTGTGGCATGGCGCAAACTGGACTTTTGTCTGTTGGGGACTCTATCATGCGTTCTTCATGATTATTGAACGCGCCCATAATAAGGAAGCCTTGTATTCTCGCGCTCCGAAGCTTGTTCAGGTGATCCTGACTCAGGTGATTGTGTTGTTTGGCTGGGTACTGTTCCGTGCAGACAATATTGGCGAGGCTTTTAGGATGTGGAAATCCTTGCTTGGTCTTAATGCTGTCAGCGGAGCCGACCCGATTCTTGCTGCGGAGATATTTACACCGAGCTGCGTATTCTTTATGGGTGTGGCGGGGCTTTTGTCTTTCTGGCGTTTCCGCTCATATGATTGGTGCAGTGAGATTTCTACAAAACGAGTGATTCTCGCTCTTGTAGTTTTTGTTGTGGCGGTGCTGGCCTTGTTTACGCAAAGCTATAACCCTTTCTTGTACTTCCAGTTCTAG
- a CDS encoding Na+/H+ antiporter NhaC family protein produces the protein MNWIRRHKFVGAISFFIVLHIWLLLVYEEGMVGSVWCLLPAITAISMCVVTKEVFSSLLYGCFSGAILMMSTNDLADIPGKALLCMVGGDGSNVGLLDILGNSSNLGIILFLVSVGIVVDLVNRSGGRLAFTLWLSSHVKNRRGALLFTLLLGVVCFIDDYFNCLTVGTVVRPVTDSHKISRAKLAYLVDSTAAPVCMIAPLSSWVAAVSGYVETDKINGIDLFFMQIPYNFYCLLTILMIVFISLLNIDFGPMLRHEANAQLNDDVYSTHDRPFEDEEKKESLEHVGSMWDFIIPVVALCVCSLVGILATGGLFDGVGFLDAFANSDASKGLAVGGFVTNIFAHFYFRLRQSVSFADSMKSIPDGIKQMVVPIAILTLAWLFGNIARQGLGIGIFFTTFIGDFGAYVKFLPAFIFLLACFMAFATGTSWGTIAILAPIVVSILNYAQTPSTCVIGLSAVCAGAVCGDHSSPISDTSIMASTGAHCSLMDHIVTQLPYVVLVVCISFIGFLMTGFVQNQVICLFMTAILLMASLLVIKAIVMVRHVGLFEEMADANGDFSDIDEY, from the coding sequence ATGAACTGGATCCGACGTCATAAATTTGTGGGAGCCATAAGCTTCTTTATCGTGCTTCATATTTGGCTGTTGCTGGTCTATGAAGAAGGAATGGTGGGGTCTGTCTGGTGCCTGTTGCCTGCTATAACCGCCATTTCCATGTGTGTTGTGACAAAGGAAGTTTTCTCGTCGCTGCTTTACGGGTGTTTTTCCGGGGCTATTCTGATGATGTCTACCAATGACCTTGCAGATATTCCTGGTAAGGCGCTCCTCTGTATGGTGGGCGGCGATGGAAGCAACGTGGGGCTTCTTGACATATTGGGCAATTCCAGTAACCTTGGAATTATTTTGTTCCTGGTTTCGGTGGGAATTGTTGTGGACCTAGTTAACAGAAGTGGAGGGCGTTTGGCCTTTACCCTTTGGCTTTCTTCCCATGTGAAGAATCGTCGCGGGGCCCTACTGTTTACCCTATTGCTTGGTGTTGTCTGCTTTATTGATGACTACTTCAACTGCCTTACCGTCGGGACTGTGGTCCGCCCGGTTACAGATTCCCATAAGATTAGCCGTGCGAAGTTGGCGTACCTTGTGGATTCTACTGCAGCCCCTGTTTGCATGATCGCTCCGCTATCTTCCTGGGTTGCTGCCGTTTCGGGTTATGTCGAAACCGATAAGATTAACGGCATTGACCTGTTCTTTATGCAGATTCCCTACAACTTTTACTGTCTGCTGACAATCCTGATGATTGTTTTCATTTCGCTGCTGAATATTGACTTTGGCCCGATGCTTCGTCACGAAGCCAATGCGCAGCTTAATGACGATGTCTATTCTACTCATGACCGCCCCTTTGAAGATGAAGAAAAGAAGGAATCTCTAGAACATGTAGGTTCCATGTGGGACTTTATCATACCTGTGGTGGCTTTGTGCGTGTGTAGCCTTGTGGGCATTCTCGCGACTGGCGGTCTTTTTGACGGGGTTGGCTTCCTGGATGCCTTTGCCAACAGCGATGCTTCCAAGGGACTTGCCGTAGGTGGTTTTGTAACGAACATTTTTGCCCATTTCTATTTTAGATTACGTCAGAGCGTTTCCTTTGCGGATTCCATGAAGTCTATTCCCGACGGCATTAAACAGATGGTGGTGCCCATTGCCATTTTGACTTTGGCCTGGCTCTTTGGAAATATCGCTAGACAGGGGCTTGGAATCGGAATTTTCTTTACGACTTTCATTGGCGATTTTGGTGCCTATGTGAAGTTCCTTCCGGCGTTTATCTTTCTGCTGGCTTGCTTCATGGCGTTTGCGACGGGGACAAGCTGGGGAACGATTGCGATCTTGGCTCCGATTGTTGTTTCGATCCTTAACTACGCGCAAACTCCGTCAACCTGTGTGATTGGCCTGTCGGCGGTCTGTGCGGGAGCAGTCTGTGGAGACCATAGTTCTCCTATTTCTGATACGTCCATTATGGCTTCTACGGGCGCTCATTGTTCCCTGATGGACCACATTGTTACGCAGCTCCCCTATGTGGTTCTTGTAGTATGCATTTCCTTTATCGGCTTCTTGATGACAGGCTTT